The following nucleotide sequence is from Halomonas chromatireducens.
GACCATCAGGACCCCTACAGCCGGAGAAGAACCTTGAGCTTCATGACCACACGCCAGTTTCCAGCCACCCGCATGCGTCGCATGCGCCGTGACGACTTCTCTCGTCGACTGATGCGGGAAACGACCCTGACGCCATCTGACCTGATCTGGCCCGTGTTCGTTCTCGAAGGTGAGCAGCGCCGTGAGGCCGTTCCATCAATGCCTGGCGTCGAGCGCCTGTCGCTGGACCTGCTGATCGATGAGGCCCGGGACGCTCATGCGCTAGGCATCCCCGCCATCGCCCTGTTCCCCGTGGTGGACCAGTCGCTGAAGAGCGAGCTGGCCGAAGAGGCCTACAGCTCCAGCGGACTGGTACAGCGCAGCGTCCGGGCACTGAAAGAGGCCGTCCCCGAACTCGGGATCATGACCGATGTGGCCCTCGACCCCTATACCAGCCACGGCCAGGACGGCATCATCGACGCCAACGGCTATGTCCTCAACGACCGCACCGTGGAAACCCTGCTCAAGCAGGCGCTCTCCCATGCTGAGGCCGGGGCCGACGTGGTGGCACCCTCCGACATGATGGATGGCCGCATCGGCGAGATACGCCAGGTACTCGAGCAGGAACACCTGCACAACGTCCGCATCATGGCCTACAGCGCCAAGTACGCCTCCCGTTACTACGGCCCCTTCCGCGATGCCGTGGGCTCCGCTGCCAACCTGGGGAAGGCGGACAAGCGCACCTACCAGATGGACCCGGCCAACGGCGACGAGGCGCTACACGAAGTGGCTCTCGACCTGGCCGAGGGGGCCGACATGGTGATGGTCAAGCCGGGCATGCCCTATCTCGACGTGGTGCGGCGCATCAAGGACGAGCTCAAGGTCCCCACCTATGCCTATCAGGTGAGTGGCGAATACGCCATGCACATGGCCGCCTTCGACAACGGCTGGCTGGAGGCCGACGAGGTGATCCTCGAGTCTCTGATGTGCTTCAAGCGAGCCGGTGCCGACGGCATCCTCACCTACTTCGCCAAGCGCGCGGCCCGGCTGCTGGCTTCTAGCTCCGCTTGAAGGCGGCCAGGTCGTGCGGATCGAACCCCT
It contains:
- the hemB gene encoding porphobilinogen synthase, which produces MTTRQFPATRMRRMRRDDFSRRLMRETTLTPSDLIWPVFVLEGEQRREAVPSMPGVERLSLDLLIDEARDAHALGIPAIALFPVVDQSLKSELAEEAYSSSGLVQRSVRALKEAVPELGIMTDVALDPYTSHGQDGIIDANGYVLNDRTVETLLKQALSHAEAGADVVAPSDMMDGRIGEIRQVLEQEHLHNVRIMAYSAKYASRYYGPFRDAVGSAANLGKADKRTYQMDPANGDEALHEVALDLAEGADMVMVKPGMPYLDVVRRIKDELKVPTYAYQVSGEYAMHMAAFDNGWLEADEVILESLMCFKRAGADGILTYFAKRAARLLASSSA